CTGGAGGGAAGCCTGAGCAACAAGGCCAGCACCACAAAGCCCACGCCAATGGCAAAAATGACTTGCAACATGACCGTCCTGAACTGAATGTCAAACCAAATTCCAAAACCGATGACCGTCACTTCCAGTACCATTAGCCAGACGCCTCTACTCAACAAGAACTTCTGCGCCCGGCCGGCATCCCCGTGTTTCTTGTAAGACAAATACGCCGAGGTGCCCGCCAGAAACACAAAGGTGGGCGCGCAGAAATGTGTGACCCAGCGCGTGAGAAACAGGGCCGGCGTGGTGGTGTCAAAGGAGAGCGGGTCTTGTGACAATGAAGTGGTATGCCACAGGTCGCGCACGTGGTCCAGCGCCATGATCACAATGGCCAGCCCGCGCACTACATCAATAGAAGACACCCGGCTTTGGGTTTGCTGGGCCAGCGGAAGAGAAGCTTCGGTTTGCAACATAGATGGCGTTGGGTTGGAAGGTGGTGGGTACGTGGTTTTGAAGATATATAGCTTTTCTATGTTTTCCTAGAGACCTGCCAAGCCCCACCTTTCTATGGATTCCCTACTCCCTTGGCGTTGTTTCTAACCCTAAAAATGAGCAGGCCGTTTTTGGCCTGTTTTCCAGAAAACAGCCTAAAAACGGCTGATGCGCGCTGGGGCATTTGACCAGAAATACAACAGCCGCTTTCTGGCTTGCGTAAGGGCAAAGACCTTTGGTTTTACCGCATATGGCAAAAGAGACTCACGCAAACACCCCGCAAGAATTCACCGGCTTTGTGACCGTACGCGGCGCCCGGGAGCATAACCTCAAGAACGTAGACTTGACCATTCCCAGAGACGCGCTGGTGGTGTTCACGGGCGTGTCGGGTTCGGGCAAGTCGTCGTTGGCGTTTGGGACGCTGTACGCCGAGGCCCAGCGCCGTTACCTGGAGAGCGTGAGCCCGTACGCGCGGCGGCTGTTCCACCAGATGGCCGTGCCCGAGGTAGACGCCATTGAAGGCTTGCCGCCGGCGGTGGCTTTACAACAACAGCGCGGTACGCCCACCACCCGTTCCAGCGTGGGCAGTGTGACCACGCTCTCTAACCTGGTGCGCATGCTCTACAGCCGGGCAGGTGATTACCCCAAAGGCCAATCCATCATCTACGCCGAGGCCTTTTCGCCCAATACCCCCGAAGGCGCTTGCCCCACCTGCCACGGCCTGGGCCGCATCTATGAGGTCACCGAAGACAGCATGGTGCCCGACCCCAGCCTCACCATCCGGGAGCGGGCCATTGCCGCCTGGCCAACTGCCTGGGGTGGCCAGAACCAGCGCGACATTCTGGTGACCCTGGGCTATGACGTAGACCGCCCCTGGAAAGACCTGCCCCAGAAACAACGCGACTGGATTCTGTTCACCGAGGACCAGCCTGTGGTACCCGTGTATCCCGGTTATACGCCTGAGCAAACCCAGCGCGCGCTCAAACGCAAAGAAGAACCCAACTACATGGGCACCTTCTCCAGCGCCCGGCGGCACGTTTTCCATACGTTTGCCAACACCAACAGCCCCCAGATGAAAAAGCGGGTGATGCAGTACATGCTCCACACCGATTGCCCCACCTGCCAGGGCAAACGCCTGAACCCCGCTTCGCTCTCCATAAAATTTGCCGGCTATGACATCACCGAACTGTCGCGCCTGCCCCTGCAACGCGTGGCCCAGACCTTGCAACCGTATGTGAACGCCGTCACTTCTAGCCACACCCAGCATGACGAGGAACACCCCGAGCAGGTGATTGTGAAACAGCGCATCGCCCAGGACTTGGTGGCCCGTATTCAGGTACTCTTGGACTTGGGCTTAGGTTATCTGTCCCTGGAACGGAGCACGCCTACTTTATCGCCTGGCGAATTACAACGCCTGCGCCTGGCCACTCAGTTGTACTCGCATCTGTTTGGCGTGGTGTATGTCCTGGACGAGCCCTCGGCGGGCCTGCATCCTTCTGATACCTTGGCCCTGCTCACTGCCCTGGAGAACCTGAAGAAAGCGGGCAACTCTCTTTTTGTGGTGGAGCATAACCTGGACGTTATTTCCAAAGCAGATTGGCTGGTGGACGTAGGTCCGGCGGCTGGCGAGAAAGGCGGCGAAATCCTGTACAGCGGTCCGCCTCAAGGCTTGCAACAAGTCAGCAACTCTCAAACTGCCGCCTATCTATTCTGTTCAGCGCCAGTTGGTATCCGTGAGCGCCGCACGCCCACCGGTTGGCTCAAACTCAGCGGCGTGACTCGCAACAACTTACACAACCTGGACGCTGAATTCCCGCTGGGTGTGTTCACCACCGTCACGGGTGTGTCAGGCTCGGGCAAGAGTAGTTTGGTGAGTCAGGTGCTGGTAGAATTAGTAGCCGAACATCTGGGGCATGAGTTGCAATTGGAAGAAGAGGAGGGAGACGCGCTGGAAAGCAAAGCACCGCAAACCTTGGGCGGAAGAATTGTAAGCGGCCTAGAGCAAATCAAACGCCTGGTGCGAGTAGACCAGAAAGCCATTGGGCGCACGCCGCGCTCTAACATGGCCACCTACACCGGCTTGTTTGACCACGTGCGCAAGCTCTTCGCCGAGACGCCCTTGGCCAAAAAACGCCGTTATGACGCGGGCCGCTTTTCCTTCAACGTAGCCAAAGGCCGCTGTGAGAACTGTACCGGCGAGGGATTCGTGATGGTGGAACTGCTTTTCCTGCCCAGCGTGTACGCGCCCTGCCCGGTCTGCCACGGCGCCCGCTACAATGCCCAAACCCTGGAAGTGACCTACCGCGACCTCAACATTGCCCAAGTCCTGAACCTGACTGTAGACGCCGCCTGGGAATTTTTTGATGAGGAACCTGCCATTCACCGCGCCCTCACCGTCCTGCGGGAAGTAGGCTTAGGCTACCTGCGCCTCGGTCAACCCGCTACAGAACTATCTGGTGGCGAAGCTCAGCGCATCAAACTCGCCACCGAACTGCAACGCCTGAGCCGCGGCAATAGCTTGTATATTCTGGATGAACCTACCACCGGTTTACACCCCTCAGACGTAGAGAAGCTCATGGCCCAATTAGAGAAACTGGTAGATGCCGGCAACACGGTCATTGTGGTGGAACATACCATGCGCGTGGCCGCTGCTAGTGATTGGGTGTTAGACATAGGACCCGGCGCCGGGGAGGAAGGCGGACAGATTGTAGCTGCCGGAACGCCAGAGCAGGTGGCTAAGGTGAAGGAAAGTAAGACAGCGCCATTCCTTCGGAAAGAATTAGAAAGATAACTGCCGTTTTCAGGCTGTTTTCTGGAAAACAGCCTGAAAACAAAAACCAACTTACTTTAAAATTAGGCTATGCAAAGACTCGGCTCCAGCTTAAATAAAAGTCTCTATCCGCGGAAAACAATATAGTTAGCCTTTGTTGAATTGTCTGCGCATTTACAAACAGGCTATATGATGCTAAGACAAACGCTTTCGTGCTTCGCTGTTGGCATGCTCTTGTGCTTTACCCTTGGTTGCTCAGGAAACCAGGCGCTTGCGGCATTCTTGCATGAACATAGATAAGAAAGGCTACGTGCTGAAAAGCAGTTCATTGCCTTTCTTGCCAGAGACCACAAGCGCGTCCATCTTACGCAGGCAATAGGTAATCTGACGGCAGCGGTGCAAGGGAAGCTGCAGGGAAGCTTGCAAGTCTTTGTTACTGAAGGGCTGAGGCAGGATCTCTGGCAGAAACGTCAGAAAGTCCTGGGGACAGGTAAACAGGTGCGTGCTTAGGACCTGCAGCAGTTTGCGGTCCTTGACGCTCACGCGCTTGCGGTATTTGCTGCCTTTGCCATCGCGGCAGCGCACCTCTTCTTCTTTGATCAATACAAACTCCAGGGTAA
The nucleotide sequence above comes from Nibribacter ruber. Encoded proteins:
- the uvrA gene encoding excinuclease ABC subunit UvrA, yielding MAKETHANTPQEFTGFVTVRGAREHNLKNVDLTIPRDALVVFTGVSGSGKSSLAFGTLYAEAQRRYLESVSPYARRLFHQMAVPEVDAIEGLPPAVALQQQRGTPTTRSSVGSVTTLSNLVRMLYSRAGDYPKGQSIIYAEAFSPNTPEGACPTCHGLGRIYEVTEDSMVPDPSLTIRERAIAAWPTAWGGQNQRDILVTLGYDVDRPWKDLPQKQRDWILFTEDQPVVPVYPGYTPEQTQRALKRKEEPNYMGTFSSARRHVFHTFANTNSPQMKKRVMQYMLHTDCPTCQGKRLNPASLSIKFAGYDITELSRLPLQRVAQTLQPYVNAVTSSHTQHDEEHPEQVIVKQRIAQDLVARIQVLLDLGLGYLSLERSTPTLSPGELQRLRLATQLYSHLFGVVYVLDEPSAGLHPSDTLALLTALENLKKAGNSLFVVEHNLDVISKADWLVDVGPAAGEKGGEILYSGPPQGLQQVSNSQTAAYLFCSAPVGIRERRTPTGWLKLSGVTRNNLHNLDAEFPLGVFTTVTGVSGSGKSSLVSQVLVELVAEHLGHELQLEEEEGDALESKAPQTLGGRIVSGLEQIKRLVRVDQKAIGRTPRSNMATYTGLFDHVRKLFAETPLAKKRRYDAGRFSFNVAKGRCENCTGEGFVMVELLFLPSVYAPCPVCHGARYNAQTLEVTYRDLNIAQVLNLTVDAAWEFFDEEPAIHRALTVLREVGLGYLRLGQPATELSGGEAQRIKLATELQRLSRGNSLYILDEPTTGLHPSDVEKLMAQLEKLVDAGNTVIVVEHTMRVAAASDWVLDIGPGAGEEGGQIVAAGTPEQVAKVKESKTAPFLRKELER